One Spirochaetota bacterium DNA window includes the following coding sequences:
- a CDS encoding LacI family DNA-binding transcriptional regulator, which produces MKKKATISRREIASAAGVSPSTVSRALAGSPLIPEAT; this is translated from the coding sequence TTGAAGAAGAAAGCAACGATCTCCCGCCGTGAGATAGCATCCGCGGCGGGGGTTTCACCCTCGACGGTATCACGCGCATTGGCGGGAAGCCCCCTTATCCCGGAAGCGACGAA